One region of Oreochromis aureus strain Israel breed Guangdong linkage group 19, ZZ_aureus, whole genome shotgun sequence genomic DNA includes:
- the nol10 gene encoding nucleolar protein 10, which yields MQVSSVNDVKIYNLSYGKSLPEWLSDRKKRQLQKKDVEIQRRIELIQDFEMPTVCTSIKVSRDGQFILAAGTYKPRIRCYDTYQLSLKFERCLDSDVVAFDILSDDYSKLVFLHCDRYVEFHSQHGHYYKTRIPKFGRDFSYHYPSCDLYFVGASSEVFRLNLEQGRFLNSLQTDAVENNVCDINPIHHLFATGSSEGRVECWDPRVRNRVGKLDCALSSLAEGTEVQALPSISALKFNSSLTMAVGTSTGQVLLYDLRSSQPLLVKDHLYNLPINSLNFHNQLDLVVSSDSKIIKIWNKDTGKLFSSVQPQTNINSVCVYPNSGMLFTANEDPKMNTFYIPALGPAPRWCSFLDNLTEELEESPESTVYDDYKFVTRKDLENLGLSHLIGSSLLRAYMHGFFMDIRLYHKVKSMVNPFAYEEYRKDKIRQKIEEARTQRVQVKKLPKVNKELALKLMEEGDDEAEVVSRKKKGKALPSILGDDRFKVMFENPDYQVDEQSEEFRLLNPIVSKVGQKRKKKLRLIAQQAAVSEQVPEDNDEEPEGRASSEEESSDDDKSWVEEVREQRRLLRQEDRDRRRQERKDADRNTVLVEREQNGGEESSNVAESKKTSQPQFYQIKAGEEFRSFNDMARKQKLQKTSLEERLKLEEHSETSSMADTAVGSKQLTFTLKKSEQQKKQQQAEREHHEERKKLRRSAGHLSSSRGRGRGWGGRGRGRH from the exons gCACTTACAAACCAAGGATTCGCTGCTATGACACCTACCAGCTGTCCCTGAAGTTTGAGCGCTGTCTAGATTCAGATG TCGTGGCCTTTGACATCCTGTCTGACGACTACTCCAAG TTGGTGTTTCTGCACTGTGACCGCTATGTAGAGTTTCACTCTCAACATGGACACTACTACAAGACTCGTATTCCCAAGTTTGGCCGGGACTTTTCCTACCACTATCCCTCCTGTGATCTCTACTTTGTGGGGGCGAG TTCAGAGGTTTTCAGACTGAACTTGGAGCAGGGACGTTTCCTTAACTCTCTTCAGACTGATGCTGT GGAGAACAACGTGTGCGATATCAACCCCATCCACCATTTGTTTGCCACAGGATCCTCTGAG GGACGGGTCGAGTGCTGGGATCCCAGAGTCCGTAACCGTGTGGGCAAGCTGGACTGCGCCCTGAGCAGCCTCGCCGAAGGAACAGA AGTTCAAGCTCTGCCGTCCATCAGTGCGCTGAAGTTTAACAGCTCCCTCACCATGGCGGTCGGCACCAGCACTGGTCAG GTGCTGCTGTATGACCTGCGCTCCAGTCAGCCGCTTCTAGTCAAAGATCACTTGTACAACCTGCCAATCAACTCCCTCAACTTCCACAATCAGCTGGACTTGGTTGTGTCTTCCGACTCCAAGATCATAAAAATCTGGAACAAAGACACT GGGAAGTTGTTCTCCTCCGTACAGCCTCAGACCAACATCAACAGTGTTTGCGTCTACCCAAATTCAG GTATGCTCTTCACTGCCAATGAAGATCCCAAGATGAACACATTCTACATCCCA gctCTGGGCCCAGCACCTCGATGGTGCTCCTTCCTAGACAACCTAacagaggagctggaggagagcCCGGAGAGCACGGTGTATGATGACTACAAGTTTGTCACCCGGAAGGACCTGGAAAATCTGG GTTTGTCTCACCTGATCGGATCATCCCTCCTGAGAGCCTACATGCACGGTTTCTTCATGGACATAAGACTTTATCACAAG GTTAAAAGTATGGTCAATCCTTTTGCGTACGAGGAGTATCGCAAGGATAAGATTCGCCAGAAGATCGAGGAGGCCAGAACACAGAGAGTTCAGGTTAAG AAACTGCCGAAGGTGAACAAGGAGTTGGCTCTTAAACTGATGGAGGAGGGTGATGACGAAGCAGAGGTGGTTTCCAGGAAAAAGAAGGGCAAG GCTCTCCCCAGCATCCTGGGAGACGACCGTTTCAAGGTGATGTTCGAAAACCCAGACTACCAGGTGGATGAGCAGAGCGAGGAGTTCCGCCTGCTCAACCCCATCGTCTCCAAAGTCGGccagaaaaggaagaagaagctGCGGCTGATAGCTCAGCAGGCTGCCGTTTCCGAGCAG GTGCCTGAAGATAACGACGAGGAGCCAGAGGGGCGAGCCAGCTCCGAGGAGGAGAGCTCTGACGACGACAAAAGCtgggtggaggaggtgagggAGCAGCGGAGGTTGCTTCGGCAGGAGGACAGAGACCGCCGGCGGCAGGAGAGGAAGGACGCAGACCGCAACACTGTCCTTGTGGAGAGGGAGCAGAACGGAGGAGAGGAATCATCAAATGTGGCTGAGAGCAAGAAGACGAGTCAGCCGCAGTTTTATCAGATCAAAGCCGGCGAGGAGTTCAGAAGTTTTAATGACATGGCCCGCAAGCAGAAACTACAGAA GACTTCTCTGGAGGAGCGGCTGAAGTTAGAGGAGCACTCCGAAACCAGCAGCATGGCTGACACCGCAGTGGGCAGCAAACAGCTGACCTTCACTCTCAAAAAG TCGGAGCAGCAGAAAAAGCAGCAGCAAGCGGAGCGAGAGCACCACGAAGAGAGGAAGAAGCTAAGACGCTCCGCCGGACActtgagcagcagcagaggccgCGGGAGAGGCTGGGGCGGCAGAGGACGAGGCCGCCACTGA
- the odc1 gene encoding ornithine decarboxylase: MNTATPTDFDLSFLDEGFSARDIVEQKINESSMTDDRDAFYVCDLGDVVKKHLRWARALPRVRPFYAVKCNDSRAVVMTLATLGTGFDCASKTEIQLVQSLGVDPSRIIYANPCKQVSQIKYASAHGVQMMTFDSEVELMKVARCHDNAKLVLRIATDDSKAVCRLSVKFGAPLKACRGLLERAKELGLDVIGVSFHVGSGCTDPETYTQAIADARCVFDTGAELGFNMDLLDIGGGFPGSDNTELKFEEITGVINPALDKYFPVDCGVNIIAEPGRFYVASAYTLVVNIIAKKVIMDEEFASDEEDEGTSDRTLMYYVNDGVYGSFNCILYDHAHCLPTLHKKPKPDEVMYPCSIWGPTCDGLDRIVEQCSLPDMQVGDWLVFENMGAYTVAASSTFNGFQRPDIHYVMSRPTWQLVQQICSQGIPAPAEESYLIEVPACCGRESSLDLPAKPCQAHVI, from the exons ATGAACACTGCCACGCCCACTGACTTTGACTTGTCTTTCCTCGATGAGGGTTTCTCTGCTCGTGACATTGTTGAGCAGAAGATCAATGAGTCGTCCATGACG GATGATAGGGATGCCTTCTATGTCTGTGACTTGGGGGACGTGGTAAAGAAGCACCTGCGCTGGGCCCGGGCCTTGCCTCGTGTTAGACCTTTCTATGCTGTCAAATGCAACGACAGTCGGGCTGTGGTGATGACACTGGCGACCCTCGGAACAGGCTTCGACTGTGCAAGCAAG ACGGAGATTCAGCTGGTTCAGTCTCTGGGAGTGGATCCAAGCAGAATAATCTATGCCAACCCCTGCAAGCAGGTTTCTCAGATAAAATATGCCTCTGCCCACGGGGTCCAGATGATGACCTTTGATAGTGAGGTGGAACTCATGAAGGTGGCGCGCTGCCATGACAATGCCAA GTTGGTTCTCCGTATTGCCACAGATGACTCAAAGGCAGTTTGTCGTCTGAGCGTGAagtttggggcccctctcaaaGCTTGTCGAGGTCTCTTGGAGCGTGCCAAAGAGCTGGGGCTTGATGTGATTGGTGTCAGCTTCCATGTTGGCAGTGGCTGCACCGACCCAGAAACCTATACTCAGGCTATCGCAGATGCACGCTGTGTGTTTGATACAGGG GCTGAGTTGGGCTTCAACATGGATCTCCTGGACATTGGAGGTGGTTTCCCTGGGTCAGACAATACAGAGCTTAAATTTGAAGAG ATCACAGGAGTAATCAACCCGGCCCTGGATAAGTATTTTCCTGTTGACTGTGGTGTTAACATAATTGCTGAGCCAGGGCGCTTCTATGTGGCCTCTGCTTACACGCTGGTTGTGAACATCATTGCCAAGAAAGTCATCATGGATGAGGAGTTTGCCTCTGATG AGGAAGATGAGGGGACCAGTGACAGGACTCTGATGTACTATGTCAACGATGGCGTGTATGGATCTTTCAACTGCATTCTTTATGACCATGCTCACTGTCTGCCAACCCTGCATAAG AAGCCAAAGCCAGATGAAGTGATGTACCCCTGCAGCATCTGGGGCCCAACATGTGATGGTCTGGACCGCATTGTCGAGCAGTGTAGCCTGCCTGACATGCAGGTGGGCGACTGGTTGGTGTTTGAGAACATGGGCGCCTACACAGTGGCAGCCTCCTCCACCTTCAACGGCTTCCAGAGACCCGACATTCACTACGTCATGTCACGTCCTACCTG GCAACTCGTGCAGCAGATCTGTTCACAGGGCATCCCAGCACCTGCAGAAGAGTCATACCTGATTGAAGTGCCTGCCTGCTGTGGCAGAGAGAGCAGCTTGGATCTGCCTGCTAAGCCTTGCCAGGCCCATGTGATTTAA